TTCGCACTCATCGACGTTTTGTGACTCATATACCTGCATCTATTGTCACAAGAGACGATGATGATGTAAAAAAACTATCCCAATTAAAAGGCATTATTTCGGATATTTCTGCCAAAGGCTGTGGTTTTGTTTTCAAAACTGATAACTCGAAAGTTAAAGTCAATCCGAAAGATATTTTCATCATCATGCGTTCCCCTAATGATACTGAAATAACCATTCCCGCGAAGGTGTGCAATAGTCGCTTTGAGAACGGAAAAGTTAACGTAGGTATTCAATTTGCAGAGGATGATGAACAAGTTAGGGCCTTATTGAATCAGCTTTCTATTGAGTTATAAGCTAGAGTCTTGGGCATAATCATTTCGTTAACGTCAGTATTGGAGCATAAGCGGCTCTAAGCTGGCCCTTGGTATAGACTCACAATTAATCGCAACTTGTTTATTCTGGTTTTCGCTCTTGAAGCACTTCTTTAAAGGCGAACATAGCGTTTAATGCCGCAGGAAAACCAGCATATACTGACATTTGTAATAATACTTCTTTTATTTCCTCTGCGCTGCAACCGACATTTAAAGCCGCACTCAGATGAACCTTGAGCTGAGGTTTACA
The Shewanella vesiculosa DNA segment above includes these coding regions:
- a CDS encoding PilZ domain-containing protein, producing the protein MTTTPNAIFFELTPGKIVDLQIDHPVKLRLKAMLVGYDLGQYIILKHPAPQNMSNYSDVLVEGNVVVVRYLLEGQQGECHAFRSTIRNITKIPEKFIFLSYPAKIENRQLRTHRRFVTHIPASIVTRDDDDVKKLSQLKGIISDISAKGCGFVFKTDNSKVKVNPKDIFIIMRSPNDTEITIPAKVCNSRFENGKVNVGIQFAEDDEQVRALLNQLSIEL